AATCCCACCGTTAAAGCAAGAACCAGCACCCCTGTTCGAATAAAAATAATCAGGCTGAAATCCGGATCCCCCAACATGGTTAAATAGTACAGGGCGGATAATAGCACTGCTCCCCCCGCCAATACCCATCGCCGAATGCTGTGGGTAAAAAACCGTTCATAGATCCCCTGGGCAACCAGGGTTGTCAGTGCTGCGATAACAAAGGTTGCCAACAGACGTTCATGTTGATCAACCCCTAGCCTCTGAATGCTTAACGCATTGATTGCTGCCGCGACGATAAAAAATACAATGGTTAAAGGATAGCGCATGAGAGCATGAATCAGCCCTTCCATGCTTTGTTTTAATCGCTAAGTCAATTTCATAATTCCATCCATCCTCTCTTATAAAAAGCTGTTCTATGTAGTATTTATACCCTTTTTCCCATTTTAAAACCGACCCATGGGGTCGGTTTTATGTTCTTACTTAAATATTAAATGCTTCATTAGGTATTTTGGAAACCCGAACCTTGCCGTAACCAAAGGATCCACCACTTGACAGATTTCCGCATTTCCTGCAGCACTGAGTAGCATCCCCGCCTCGTTAAAGGACAGCTCCAGCTCTTTCATTACCAGCTTTTGCATATCCTCAGTGGCGATTTTAACGGCTGCCAGCAGTTCCCTATGGGAAGCAACGGTGTAAAAGTACTCTGAATCCTCCACCATAGGATTGTTTATCGAATGGTCTTTGATTACCTTTACTTGAACCGTTACCTCTCCACCGACTTCTACTCCACTTACCATAATTTCTCCGTCACCCATGGCGCCGTGAAGGTCTCCCATGGAAAGCAGGGCACCCTTTTGGTGTACCGGCAGGAAGACCGTGGCCCCTTCTTTAATTTTTTTATTATCCATATTTCCTCCATGGGCTCCCGGCGTGCCACAGGGCACCCCTTCCCCTTCAGGAGCTACCCCGATCACTCCGATCATGGGCTCCAAAGGCAGTTCAATATTTTCATCAAATAGTACTTTGTCCCCTTTAATTGGAAGGATTTTAAACTTCGATGTTTTAACCTGATCCCCTAACAGTCCGGCATCCGGTATGGCGGCCAGCACCCCGGAGGAGTTAACG
The window above is part of the Isachenkonia alkalipeptolytica genome. Proteins encoded here:
- a CDS encoding acetamidase/formamidase family protein, whose product is MKKISKDQHVFMMDKEHPPVLKVKSGSVVTFETYDCFQNQITKEAQSMEALDWGHVNPATGPLFIEEAEPGDVLEINIQRIAVNSSGVLAAIPDAGLLGDQVKTSKFKILPIKGDKVLFDENIELPLEPMIGVIGVAPEGEGVPCGTPGAHGGNMDNKKIKEGATVFLPVHQKGALLSMGDLHGAMGDGEIMVSGVEVGGEVTVQVKVIKDHSINNPMVEDSEYFYTVASHRELLAAVKIATEDMQKLVMKELELSFNEAGMLLSAAGNAEICQVVDPLVTARFGFPKYLMKHLIFK